The Peribacillus sp. FSL P2-0133 genome has a segment encoding these proteins:
- a CDS encoding MFS transporter, with translation MKTPKYSWIILLILVASGMINQVDKIIIGLVSVPLMKELHLSPSQWGMVGSSFFWFFTFSSFILGGMADSRNTKKMFTWISFVWLIVQFTTPFVSSLSLLVITRMVLGAGEGPAVAISTSIIGKWFPKHRHGIGFGAVLFGATIGPAIASPLLISLIHGYGWRSAFIAMGIVGLMVLVLWLILGKESPREIGSYAFDQEEKHSIISTNVSWRQFLPYLLSKNFIFTVLCAGCAYWLLSVQAVWFPAYFTEIQHFDGKMLKLAVSLPFLFAAICQIVFALLSDRLYRKTEDIRKARINVAGITMVLSAICLFLANAFNSSAISILFFILAPGFAVVILSLAPAILMEFFSPKNIGKAQGAYVALASSTSIIAPLIFGYFIQYAGTEAKGYGYGFQVTSLVMLVIGLLFWSIVRPANRSQTTIKPEEQVIV, from the coding sequence TTGAAAACACCTAAATATTCTTGGATCATATTATTAATTCTTGTAGCTTCAGGCATGATCAACCAGGTTGATAAAATTATCATTGGTTTGGTTTCTGTTCCTCTAATGAAAGAGTTACATTTAAGTCCTTCACAATGGGGAATGGTCGGCAGTTCGTTCTTTTGGTTCTTTACCTTTTCCTCTTTCATTCTAGGGGGAATGGCCGATTCAAGAAATACGAAAAAAATGTTTACTTGGATATCGTTTGTATGGTTGATTGTTCAATTTACCACACCTTTCGTTTCCAGTCTGTCTCTGCTAGTAATCACAAGAATGGTCTTGGGAGCAGGAGAAGGTCCTGCCGTTGCTATATCAACTTCAATAATAGGAAAATGGTTCCCTAAACATAGACATGGTATAGGTTTTGGCGCTGTTCTCTTTGGAGCAACAATCGGGCCCGCGATTGCTTCACCATTATTAATCTCCTTGATCCATGGATATGGATGGAGATCTGCTTTTATAGCAATGGGGATTGTTGGACTAATGGTGCTAGTTTTATGGTTGATTCTTGGAAAAGAAAGCCCAAGAGAAATCGGTTCGTATGCTTTTGATCAAGAAGAAAAGCACTCAATAATTTCTACTAATGTTTCTTGGCGTCAGTTTCTTCCGTATCTTTTATCTAAAAATTTTATTTTTACCGTTTTGTGTGCGGGTTGTGCCTATTGGTTATTGTCCGTTCAAGCCGTATGGTTTCCTGCATATTTTACCGAAATTCAACATTTTGATGGGAAAATGTTAAAACTTGCAGTGTCTTTACCTTTTCTTTTTGCTGCCATTTGTCAAATTGTATTTGCCTTGTTATCGGATCGGCTTTATCGCAAAACAGAAGATATTCGTAAAGCACGAATAAATGTTGCAGGGATTACGATGGTGCTATCCGCTATTTGTTTATTTCTTGCAAATGCCTTTAATTCTAGTGCTATCTCCATTCTATTCTTCATCCTTGCTCCGGGTTTTGCGGTTGTTATTCTTTCACTTGCACCCGCCATATTAATGGAATTCTTTTCTCCTAAAAACATTGGAAAGGCTCAAGGGGCCTATGTTGCTCTAGCAAGTTCAACAAGCATTATTGCTCCGCTCATATTCGGGTATTTTATCCAGTATGCAGGAACTGAGGCAAAAGGATATGGTTATGGCTTCCAAGTTACTTCTTTGGTTATGTTAGTAATCGGATTATTGTTTTGGAGTATTGTCCGTCCCGCGAACCGAAGTCAAACAACGATAAAACCTGAGGAACAAGTTATTGTATAA
- a CDS encoding CoA transferase subunit A has product MQGVKILAGQGKLNTTFYEAIQDIQDGATIIVGGFGLSGIPENLILALREKGTKDLTIVSNNCGVDDWGLGLLLANKQIKKMVASYVGENKIFEKQFLSRELEVELVPQGTLAERIRAGGAGIPGFYTPTGVGTPIAEGKEHRLFNGRTHILEEGIVGDFAFVKAWKGEPLGNLVYRKTARNFNPLAATAGRITIAEVEQMVEVGALDPDEIHTPGIYVQSILEGKNYVKRIERRTVIPT; this is encoded by the coding sequence ATGCAGGGAGTGAAAATATTGGCTGGGCAAGGAAAGTTAAACACAACATTTTATGAAGCGATTCAAGATATTCAAGATGGTGCAACCATCATTGTTGGTGGGTTTGGTCTGTCGGGAATTCCCGAGAATCTAATTCTAGCATTGCGAGAAAAGGGAACAAAAGACCTTACGATTGTCAGTAACAATTGTGGGGTGGATGATTGGGGACTGGGTTTACTGCTTGCCAATAAACAGATTAAGAAAATGGTGGCAAGCTATGTAGGTGAGAACAAGATCTTTGAAAAGCAATTTTTAAGTAGAGAATTGGAAGTAGAGCTTGTTCCCCAGGGTACACTGGCGGAAAGAATTCGGGCAGGAGGAGCTGGCATCCCTGGATTCTATACGCCGACTGGAGTGGGTACACCGATTGCAGAGGGCAAAGAGCACCGATTATTTAATGGCAGAACGCATATTCTTGAAGAAGGAATTGTTGGGGATTTTGCCTTCGTCAAGGCATGGAAAGGTGAACCGTTAGGAAATCTTGTTTACCGGAAAACAGCGCGCAATTTTAATCCACTAGCAGCAACGGCAGGCAGGATTACGATTGCCGAAGTGGAGCAAATGGTTGAAGTAGGTGCTCTTGATCCGGATGAGATTCATACACCTGGGATCTATGTTCAAAGCATATTGGAAGGAAAAAATTATGTGAAAAGAATTGAACGCCGTACCGTCATACCTACTTAA
- a CDS encoding 3-oxoacid CoA-transferase subunit B, producing MDTRTKIIKRAVQEIQNGMNVNLGIGMPTLLANEIPKELHVLLQSENGLLGIGPYPVEGMEDPDLINAGKETVTAVIGGSFFDSAESFAMIRGGHIDLAILGGMEVSEQGDLANWMIPGKLVKGMGGAMDLVHGAKRIVVIMEHTNKYNESKIKKSCSLPLTGQKVVNRLITDLAVFDFTPEGMILVETQEGVSLDEVIEKTEASFTISTNLTCGKGDRQKTSITR from the coding sequence ATGGATACCAGGACAAAAATCATTAAGCGTGCGGTTCAAGAGATTCAAAATGGGATGAATGTGAATCTAGGAATTGGAATGCCTACTTTACTTGCGAACGAAATACCGAAAGAATTACATGTATTATTGCAATCCGAAAATGGGTTGCTTGGCATCGGACCTTATCCAGTTGAAGGGATGGAAGATCCTGATCTTATTAACGCAGGGAAAGAAACGGTTACAGCGGTAATCGGTGGATCTTTCTTTGACAGTGCTGAGTCCTTTGCCATGATTCGTGGGGGACACATTGATCTGGCTATCTTGGGAGGTATGGAGGTTTCCGAACAAGGTGACTTGGCAAATTGGATGATTCCGGGGAAATTGGTCAAAGGGATGGGAGGTGCGATGGATCTTGTCCATGGTGCCAAAAGAATTGTGGTCATAATGGAGCACACCAATAAGTACAATGAATCCAAAATCAAAAAAAGCTGTTCCCTTCCATTGACAGGTCAAAAGGTTGTAAATCGACTGATTACTGACTTGGCTGTATTTGATTTTACTCCCGAGGGAATGATTCTTGTGGAAACTCAAGAAGGTGTTTCACTTGATGAAGTGATAGAAAAGACGGAGGCTTCCTTTACGATCAGCACCAATTTGACATGTGGTAAAGGGGATCGCCAAAAGACTTCTATTACAAGGTAA
- a CDS encoding LysR family transcriptional regulator — MNIEQLLYIVEVAKYSSLSIAAQNLHVTQSNISQSITNLEKELGIKVLKRSRGHGAVPTDEGRIILKLAYEVQKKLEEIKVTANLLNSTEVGELKISSLPGLMTFLVKAIASFRHDYPHVNLEVSDKSGSAVIEDVRQHKTDIGLITYSSDLNINMEGIAFEALIEGKQKVYVSKHSPLAILGTITPHDILDQTLVTYKGEFMQYFVQEFFHKYKPLKILFTSNNMDGVLQAVNENLAITFAPDFVMKNYPLIINGDIVPIDLVYHPTVNISLGLVRSENKHLSTFANKYIHYLKSEIIKN, encoded by the coding sequence ATGAATATTGAACAATTACTATATATCGTAGAAGTCGCAAAATACAGTTCTCTGTCTATCGCAGCACAGAATCTACATGTGACTCAATCCAACATCAGCCAGTCCATAACCAACTTGGAAAAGGAGTTGGGGATTAAAGTTCTTAAGCGGTCACGGGGACACGGCGCTGTCCCAACCGATGAAGGAAGAATCATTCTGAAACTCGCCTATGAAGTACAAAAAAAACTTGAGGAAATAAAAGTGACTGCTAACTTATTGAATTCCACGGAAGTGGGGGAACTAAAAATTTCGTCATTACCTGGATTGATGACGTTCCTGGTAAAAGCGATAGCATCGTTTAGACATGATTATCCGCACGTAAATTTGGAGGTTTCCGATAAAAGTGGATCTGCTGTAATTGAAGATGTTCGACAGCACAAGACTGACATTGGACTGATTACGTATTCAAGTGATTTGAACATAAACATGGAAGGAATAGCTTTTGAAGCATTAATCGAAGGGAAGCAGAAAGTTTATGTTTCTAAGCATTCTCCCTTAGCCATCCTTGGTACTATAACTCCGCATGATATACTTGATCAAACTCTCGTGACATATAAGGGTGAATTTATGCAGTATTTTGTACAAGAATTCTTTCATAAATATAAGCCCTTGAAAATCTTATTTACATCAAATAATATGGATGGAGTTCTCCAAGCCGTCAATGAAAATTTGGCAATTACATTTGCTCCTGATTTCGTAATGAAAAACTATCCCCTTATCATTAATGGTGATATCGTTCCAATTGATTTGGTGTATCATCCGACTGTAAATATTTCTTTAGGATTAGTTCGATCAGAAAATAAACATTTGTCCACTTTTGCCAACAAATATATTCATTATTTAAAATCAGAAATTATTAAGAATTAA
- a CDS encoding SDR family NAD(P)-dependent oxidoreductase: protein MSLNQLFDLNGKTAIVTGGGSGLGRVMALALAEAGANVVVCSRRLEVCEAVVKEIEALGRQALALSLDVTDRESVVQGVEKAVSHFGEIKILVNGSGTVFESPATDMPLEQWQAMLDTNVTGTFLMCQAVGKHMINNEYGKIINISSSIGFKGVDPEAVDSVGYTTSKGAVMTLTKDLAVKWGRHGVYVNSIAPGVFTTGMNNPEIPGTLVHKAGPFIASQVPVRRLGSDNDLVGALLYLASAASDYCTGQILTLDGGLGAK from the coding sequence ATGTCATTGAACCAATTGTTTGATTTAAATGGTAAGACAGCAATCGTTACCGGAGGCGGCAGCGGGTTAGGGCGTGTAATGGCACTGGCGTTGGCAGAAGCCGGAGCAAACGTTGTTGTATGTTCACGGCGTTTAGAAGTTTGCGAAGCAGTTGTAAAAGAAATCGAGGCGTTAGGAAGACAGGCACTTGCTCTATCATTGGATGTCACAGATCGGGAATCAGTCGTTCAAGGTGTGGAGAAAGCGGTTTCTCATTTTGGGGAAATCAAAATTTTAGTCAACGGCAGTGGAACAGTTTTTGAGTCTCCTGCTACGGATATGCCTTTAGAACAATGGCAAGCTATGCTGGATACAAATGTGACAGGAACATTCTTGATGTGTCAGGCAGTTGGTAAACATATGATTAATAACGAATACGGTAAAATCATTAACATTTCTTCTAGTATCGGTTTTAAAGGTGTTGACCCGGAAGCTGTAGATTCTGTCGGATATACAACTAGTAAGGGTGCAGTCATGACTTTAACGAAGGATCTGGCAGTTAAGTGGGGACGACATGGAGTGTATGTAAATTCAATTGCTCCTGGAGTTTTCACTACAGGAATGAATAACCCAGAAATACCGGGAACACTTGTACACAAAGCAGGCCCTTTCATTGCCTCACAAGTTCCAGTTAGAAGATTAGGCAGTGACAATGATTTGGTAGGTGCACTCCTTTACTTGGCTTCAGCAGCATCTGATTATTGTACTGGACAAATTTTGACTCTTGATGGTGGACTTGGGGCTAAGTAA
- a CDS encoding 2,4'-dihydroxyacetophenone dioxygenase family protein, with product MGNLKDVKEVEVFHAGNVSVDELPWIPYFGDAKFKLLKANPVTGQTVTLLSVPAKMQLPAHFHPGTVIVYTVQGTWRYLEEPWISKPGDMVYEPAGSKHTPTAVGDEDVITFNIVEGTLDYIGEEGEILARDNWETFLKRYYEHCAAEGIEPIDVTKF from the coding sequence GTGGGTAATTTAAAAGATGTAAAAGAAGTAGAAGTATTTCATGCAGGTAATGTTAGTGTAGATGAATTGCCTTGGATTCCATATTTTGGAGATGCGAAATTTAAATTGCTTAAAGCCAACCCTGTTACAGGACAAACGGTTACTTTATTATCTGTTCCTGCGAAAATGCAGCTTCCGGCCCATTTCCATCCTGGAACAGTCATTGTATATACCGTCCAAGGGACTTGGAGATATCTCGAGGAGCCTTGGATCTCCAAACCTGGTGACATGGTTTATGAGCCTGCAGGCTCCAAACATACGCCGACAGCTGTAGGGGATGAAGATGTTATCACCTTCAATATTGTAGAAGGAACATTAGACTATATAGGTGAAGAAGGAGAAATTCTTGCCAGAGACAATTGGGAAACATTCCTGAAAAGATACTATGAACATTGCGCGGCTGAAGGAATTGAACCTATTGATGTGACTAAATTTTGA
- a CDS encoding SDR family oxidoreductase, with product MTAKTVLITGATKGIGYEFTKVFAEHCYNLVLVARDSALLEQQAESLKKEYGVQVNTFAGDLSSHTTVESLHRYLKSERIDIDILINNAGAGGLGLMTELDIQKEMEYLQLNMISLTYLTRLIADDMVKRKQGKILNVASTAAFQPTPRMSMYGASKSYVLFFTEAIAEELKGTGVQASVLCPPSTKTPLTQGLASTRTKIFIKNLIEPQAVAKCGFEGLMKNKTVIIPGFKNKLMAKSVGLLPRKWVTIYTRKLIEQKV from the coding sequence ATGACAGCAAAGACGGTTTTGATTACTGGTGCTACAAAAGGGATCGGATATGAATTCACAAAAGTTTTTGCAGAGCATTGTTATAACTTGGTATTAGTTGCCAGAGATTCGGCGTTGTTGGAACAACAAGCCGAAAGTCTAAAAAAGGAATATGGCGTGCAAGTGAATACTTTTGCCGGCGATTTGAGTAGCCATACAACGGTAGAGAGCTTGCATCGATACTTGAAAAGCGAAAGAATCGACATCGATATATTGATTAATAATGCTGGAGCTGGCGGATTAGGGTTGATGACGGAATTGGATATTCAAAAAGAAATGGAATACCTGCAGCTCAACATGATTTCGCTCACGTATTTAACTAGACTTATTGCGGATGACATGGTGAAACGAAAGCAAGGTAAAATTTTAAACGTGGCTTCAACAGCGGCCTTTCAGCCAACTCCACGGATGTCGATGTATGGGGCCAGCAAATCTTACGTCTTATTCTTTACGGAAGCAATTGCGGAAGAACTTAAAGGAACCGGAGTTCAAGCTTCTGTATTATGTCCCCCTTCTACCAAAACGCCGCTCACGCAAGGCTTGGCCTCAACAAGAACAAAAATTTTCATTAAGAACTTAATTGAACCGCAAGCTGTTGCCAAGTGCGGATTTGAAGGGTTAATGAAGAATAAAACGGTGATTATTCCAGGCTTTAAAAATAAGCTCATGGCTAAATCTGTGGGATTGCTGCCAAGGAAATGGGTAACCATCTATACCCGAAAGCTTATCGAACAAAAAGTGTAA
- a CDS encoding acyl-CoA dehydrogenase: MNFLLSKEHQMMQKMVREFALNECEPTAGQRDEEECFDIKIWHKMAELGLCGIPWPEEYGGAGADYLSYVITVEELSRVDASIGTTLSAHTSLAGWPVFKFGTEHQKQKYLRAMAEGKNMGAYCLTESGSGSDASGMRTTAVLDGDEWVLNGSKIFITNGGYADTYIVFAQTNSALKHKGISAFIVEKGFPGFSVGKKEKKLGIRSSATTEVIFEDCRVPKDNLLGQVGEGFQIAMMTLDGGRNGIASQAVGIAQGAFDNAVAFAKDRVQFGRPISSLQAIQFKLADMATKIEAARLLTYQAAWREEQGIPYGLQSAMSKLFAGDTAMEVAVEAVQVFGGYGYTREYPVERYMRDAKITQIYEGTQEIQRLVIAGNLLKA; encoded by the coding sequence ATGAATTTTTTATTATCTAAGGAACATCAAATGATGCAAAAAATGGTGCGAGAGTTTGCTCTAAACGAATGTGAACCTACTGCTGGTCAACGTGATGAAGAGGAATGCTTTGATATCAAGATTTGGCACAAGATGGCGGAACTTGGTTTATGCGGCATTCCTTGGCCAGAAGAGTACGGAGGTGCAGGTGCCGATTACTTGAGTTATGTGATCACGGTGGAGGAATTGTCACGGGTGGACGCTTCAATTGGGACCACGCTTTCCGCACATACATCGTTAGCCGGATGGCCGGTTTTCAAGTTTGGAACGGAACATCAAAAGCAAAAATATTTGCGGGCCATGGCGGAAGGAAAAAACATGGGTGCGTATTGCTTGACGGAATCTGGATCCGGATCTGATGCCAGTGGAATGAGAACAACAGCCGTTCTAGACGGAGATGAATGGGTCTTGAACGGATCGAAGATTTTTATCACCAACGGAGGCTATGCCGACACCTATATCGTTTTCGCACAGACCAACTCGGCACTAAAGCATAAAGGCATTTCTGCGTTTATTGTGGAAAAGGGCTTCCCAGGTTTCTCGGTAGGAAAGAAGGAAAAAAAGCTGGGCATTCGCTCTTCCGCCACGACAGAGGTCATTTTTGAGGACTGCCGCGTTCCAAAGGACAATCTTTTGGGCCAAGTTGGTGAAGGGTTCCAGATTGCCATGATGACTCTCGACGGCGGTCGGAACGGAATCGCTTCCCAAGCTGTTGGAATAGCTCAAGGAGCATTTGATAATGCTGTAGCATTTGCAAAGGATCGCGTCCAATTTGGCAGACCTATTAGCTCACTTCAAGCTATTCAATTCAAATTAGCCGATATGGCCACAAAAATCGAAGCTGCCCGTTTATTGACGTATCAGGCAGCATGGCGTGAGGAACAAGGAATTCCTTACGGACTTCAATCTGCAATGTCCAAACTATTTGCTGGAGACACCGCCATGGAGGTAGCGGTGGAGGCTGTTCAAGTATTTGGCGGATATGGATACACAAGGGAATATCCGGTAGAACGGTATATGAGAGATGCTAAAATCACCCAAATCTATGAAGGTACGCAAGAGATTCAGCGTCTTGTTATTGCCGGAAATCTGCTTAAAGCATAG
- the accC gene encoding acetyl-CoA carboxylase biotin carboxylase subunit produces MFKKVLIANRGEIAVRVIRACKEMGISTVAVYSEADREALHVRLADEAYCIGPHLSSKSYLNMTNLLIVAQVSHADAIHPGYGFLAESAEFANICIENDIIFIGPSPEAISKMGAKAVARETMEAAGVPIVPGTDGIIEDIEEAVFIARSIGYPVIVKATAGGGGKGMRVAECEEELKNAISMAQQEAATAFGNAGVYLEKYIEEPRHIEIQIMGDSFGNVVHLGERDCSIQRRHQKLIEEAPSPALDEELRTKMGEAALKAAKAVQYSGAGTIEFLLDKHKNFYFMEMNTRIQVEHPVTELITGVDLIKEQLLVASGHRLSVKQEDIHINGWAIECRINAENPDKNFMPSPGKIGLYLPPGGFGIRVDSAVYPEYTISPFYDSMIAKLIVHGKNREEAMARMKRALSEFVIEGIDTTIAFHLRLLEHPDFKAGNFNTKFLEMNDLTVSTK; encoded by the coding sequence ATGTTTAAAAAGGTTCTTATTGCTAATCGAGGAGAAATTGCTGTCCGTGTGATTAGGGCGTGTAAGGAAATGGGGATATCTACGGTCGCTGTATATTCTGAAGCAGACCGTGAAGCTCTGCATGTACGACTAGCAGATGAAGCCTATTGCATTGGACCACACCTATCATCTAAGAGCTACTTGAATATGACCAATTTATTAATTGTTGCTCAAGTATCACATGCAGATGCTATCCATCCTGGCTATGGATTTTTAGCAGAAAGTGCAGAATTCGCTAATATATGTATTGAAAACGATATCATTTTTATTGGACCATCACCTGAGGCAATCAGTAAGATGGGGGCGAAAGCGGTAGCGAGAGAAACGATGGAAGCCGCTGGCGTACCAATTGTTCCAGGTACGGATGGGATTATTGAAGATATTGAGGAAGCTGTGTTTATAGCAAGAAGTATCGGGTATCCCGTTATTGTTAAAGCCACTGCTGGTGGTGGTGGAAAAGGGATGCGGGTTGCTGAATGCGAGGAAGAGTTAAAAAATGCGATTTCAATGGCGCAGCAAGAAGCAGCTACAGCTTTTGGTAATGCAGGTGTTTATTTAGAAAAGTACATTGAAGAGCCTCGACACATTGAAATCCAAATTATGGGTGATTCCTTTGGCAATGTCGTGCACTTAGGGGAACGTGATTGCTCAATCCAGAGACGCCATCAAAAGCTAATTGAAGAAGCGCCATCCCCTGCACTTGATGAAGAACTAAGAACGAAAATGGGAGAGGCGGCATTAAAAGCCGCGAAGGCCGTACAATATTCAGGGGCAGGTACGATTGAATTTTTACTAGATAAACATAAAAATTTTTACTTTATGGAAATGAATACCCGTATTCAAGTTGAACACCCAGTTACAGAACTTATAACAGGGGTAGACTTAATCAAAGAACAATTACTTGTTGCCTCAGGTCATAGGCTATCTGTCAAACAAGAAGATATTCATATCAATGGTTGGGCGATCGAATGCCGGATTAATGCAGAAAATCCTGATAAAAACTTTATGCCATCCCCTGGGAAAATTGGATTATACCTACCTCCAGGTGGATTTGGAATCCGAGTCGATAGCGCAGTTTATCCAGAATATACGATCTCACCATTTTATGATTCGATGATTGCGAAATTAATCGTACATGGAAAAAATCGTGAAGAAGCAATGGCAAGGATGAAGCGAGCCTTAAGCGAGTTCGTCATTGAAGGAATTGATACAACAATCGCTTTCCACCTTCGTTTATTAGAACATCCGGATTTTAAAGCTGGTAATTTTAACACGAAATTTTTAGAAATGAATGATTTAACGGTTTCCACTAAGTAA